The DNA window GGCAATATACGCGGCACAAAGGGCATAGAATAAGAAGAAAGAAGCAAATGTTGCGAGATATTGACCGGGTTTACCCAGTAAATTTTTTGCAAGCGAGTTAAGGGTCGCATCTTGTTCGGCATGCTGATGTATTTCTAACATCAACAACGCTGTATACGTCATTAATCCCCAGTTCACGATAATCAAAAATGCTGCTGTATAGAAACCTAAACCAGCTGATGCAAGGGGTAAAGCTAACATACCGCCACCAAGTGCGGTACCAGCAACAATAAGGGTACTTCCTACTATCTTACTCACAGTTATAAAACCTTATTCACAGTCATAAAACATTCCATTACGGATTGCAATTAAAAAGTCGTAAACATTTGTTTACGATAAGTGCCTTAAATATCCATAAACCATTAAGGTATAGCGAGTTTACTTATTTTATATCGGTTAATGCAATGTAATTAGCGTAAAAAGTGTAAATTATATCGTAAAGTAATTTTTACACCTGTCAGTTCTGGTTTTTAATAGTGTTAATTTCTGCTGTCGATTGGTTGGTAGCCTTGTGCGGGCTACGAACTTTAGCAATTACGTAGTACCATAGGGGGTCTTTTATTTGCTCAGATAATAATTCTTTATGTTTAAGTTTTTTGAAAAATGGTCTTCGGCTTTTCCCAAGCATCAGCCTGAACAGCCGCCGCAAGATATTGTGGCATTTTGCCGTTATTATACCCGTGGCTTTGAGTCGCCTTTATTAGTGATGGCTGTATTAAGTGCGATGATTGCTATTTTAGAAGTGTCGTTATTTGGTTTTATGGGGCAACTGGTGGATTGGTTGTCAAATCATGAGCCTCAGAATTTCTTAACTGATGAAAGTACTAACCTCATTGGCCTAAGCGTATTGATACTGGTGGTGATGCCATTGTTGGTATTATTACATTCATTAATCATGCATCAGACATTACTGGGCAATTACCCTATGTCTATCCGCTGGTTAGCACACCGTTATTTATTACGTCAAAGTGTGTCTTTTTTCCAAAGTGATTTTGCAGGTCGTATTGCCACAAAAGTGATGCAAACAGCCTTGTCTGTACGTGAAACCGTGATGAAATTACTGGATGTATTGGTCTATATCTCAGTGTACTTTATTGCAATGCTCGTCATGATTGGGCAGGCTGACATACGACTTATGTTACCTATGCTGGCGTGGTTTATTGGTTTTGTTGCTATCCAATTGTATTTTGTGCCGAAGCTTAAACAGATCTCGACAGAACAAGCTAATGCACGCTCAATGATGACCGGGCGATTAGTCGACAGTTATACCAATATCACCACGGTTAAGTTGTTCTCGCATAACGCTCGTGAGATGGTATATGCCGAAGAATGCATGGACGAATTTCTTGTGACGGTGCATAAACAGATGCGTTTGGTTACGGGATTCACCTTTTGCGTCGAGTTATTAAATTATTTATTACTCTTTGGTGTTGCTGCTATTTCGATCATGCTGTGGTTAGATGCCAGTTTAAGTGTGGGTGTCATTGCTGTCGCGATCAGTTTAGCGTTACGCCTTAACAGTATGTCTAAATGGATCATGTGGGAAATTGGTGGTCTGTTTGAAAATATGGGCACGGTGATTGATGGCATGAATACCTTAGCCAAGCCGATTGATATTGAAGATAAACCAAATGCTAAACCGTTAGCTGTTTCAGCGGGTGAAATAGAGTTTGATAACATTAGTTTTCATTACGGTGAGTCAGCTGGCGTGATTGATAAATTAAACCTCAAGATCAAGCCCGGGGAAAAGGTTGGTCTTGTGGGGCGTTCAGGTGCAGGTAAGTCGACCTTGGTTAACTTGTTAATGCGTTTTCATGATGTGGAAGCGGGGGCGATCAAAATTGATGGGCAAAATATCAGTGATATCCAGCAAGACAGTTTACGCGGTCAGATTGGCATGGTGACACAGGATACCTCCTTATTACATCGTACTATTCGCGATAACATTATGTATGGCGATCCGGACGCGAGTGAAGCGCAATTGCTCCAAGCCACAAAACAAGCATGTGCACATGAGTTTATTAGCACCTTAACAGATACATTTGGTAATAAAGGTTATGACGCACAGGTTGGGGAGCGAGGAGTTAAATTATCGGGTGGTCAACGTCAGCGTATTGCTATCTCTCGCGTGCTATTAAAGGATGCGCCGATTCTGGTGTTAGACGAAGCAACGTCAGCGTTAGACTCTGAAGTT is part of the Moritella viscosa genome and encodes:
- a CDS encoding ABC transporter ATP-binding protein → MFKFFEKWSSAFPKHQPEQPPQDIVAFCRYYTRGFESPLLVMAVLSAMIAILEVSLFGFMGQLVDWLSNHEPQNFLTDESTNLIGLSVLILVVMPLLVLLHSLIMHQTLLGNYPMSIRWLAHRYLLRQSVSFFQSDFAGRIATKVMQTALSVRETVMKLLDVLVYISVYFIAMLVMIGQADIRLMLPMLAWFIGFVAIQLYFVPKLKQISTEQANARSMMTGRLVDSYTNITTVKLFSHNAREMVYAEECMDEFLVTVHKQMRLVTGFTFCVELLNYLLLFGVAAISIMLWLDASLSVGVIAVAISLALRLNSMSKWIMWEIGGLFENMGTVIDGMNTLAKPIDIEDKPNAKPLAVSAGEIEFDNISFHYGESAGVIDKLNLKIKPGEKVGLVGRSGAGKSTLVNLLMRFHDVEAGAIKIDGQNISDIQQDSLRGQIGMVTQDTSLLHRTIRDNIMYGDPDASEAQLLQATKQACAHEFISTLTDTFGNKGYDAQVGERGVKLSGGQRQRIAISRVLLKDAPILVLDEATSALDSEVEAAIQDSLNELMDGKTVIAIAHRLSTIAAMDRLIILDEGRVVEQGSHKELLAKQGIYAQLWAHQTGGFIG